In Oryza sativa Japonica Group chromosome 1, ASM3414082v1, the genomic stretch tcgatcgatcgtgtcTTTGCTTTCAAGCAAAATTAACAATCGAtctaagaaagaaagaaaagctaagctatatatacacatgcatTCTCTCATCTCTACCatgcacagcagcagcagcttgtaTCATCCTACTAGTAGTAGCTTGCAACAATGGCGGCTTCAATGAATTCGAAGCTTCCCCTGGCTCTTGTGCTCCTCCTGCTGTGCGGCGGCGCATGCGTAGCGGTAGCCATGCCCAGTGAATTGTCCATAGTTGGCTACTCGGAGGAGGATCTGGCGTCGCATGAGAGGCTGATGGAGCTGTTCGAGAAGTTCATGGCCAAGTACCGCAAGGCCTACTCCAGCTTGGAGGAGAAGCTGAGGAGGTTCGAGGTGTTCAAGGACAACCTCAACCACATCGACGAGGAGAACAAGAAGATCACCGGCTACTGGCTGGGCCTCAACGAGTTCGCCGACCTCACCCACGACGAGTTcaaggctgcctacctcggccTCACCCTcactccggcgaggaggaacagCAACGATCAGTTGTTCAGGtacgaggaggtggaggcggcaagTTTGCCGAAGGAGGTGGactggaggaagaagggggcgGTGACGGAGGTGAAGAACCAGGGGCAGTGCGGCAGCTGCTGGGCGTtctcgacggtggcggcggtggaggggatcAACGCCATCGTGACCGGCAACCTGACGCGCCTGTCGGAGCAGGAGCTCATCGACTGCGACACCGACGGCAACAACGGCTGCAGCGGCGGCCTCATGGACTACGCCTTCTCCTACATCGCCGCCAACGGCGGCCTCCACACCGAGGAGTCCTACCCGTACCTGATGGAGGAAGGCACCTGCCGCCGCGGCAGCACGGAgggggacgacgacggcgaggcggcggcggcggtgaccatcTCCGGGTACGAGGACGTGCCGAGGAACAACGAGCAGGCCCTGCTCAAGGCCCTGGCCCACCAGCCCGTCAGCGTCGCCATCGAGGCCTCAGGCAGGAACTTCCAGTTCTACAGCGGGGTATGAAACAATTAATCAACAATGTTCTCTCTTCAATAgctaaaaaaacacaaatgctTTGCTatagataaaagaaaatatattatagtatgtaataaatattataaaaattatcgAACATATTAGTACCACTTGTTTATTTGTTTGAACTGAATATTTGGGCTATTCCATAATAACAAAAGATATCAGCAGTCAATTTTTAAAAACAGCAGTGGGTGTTTGATTCACTGCCACCATCACTAGAGACTTTATAGGAGTATAGGTTAATGGAATTTAATTGTAGTAGTAAATTGTTTGTAATTACTTCTTAATTTGCCATTTTCTTCTTGTCCTGACTTGAAATTAATGGTGATTAATCGGTCAGGGTGTGTTTGATGGTCCGTGCGGCACGCGGCTGGATCATGGCGTGACGGCCGTTGGATACGGGACGGCCAGCAAGGGACACGATTACATCATCGTGAAGAACTCGTGGGGATCGCATTGGGGTGAGAAGGGGTACATCCGGATGAGGAGGGGCACCGGCAAGCACGACGGCCTCTGCGGCATCAACAAGATGGCCTCCTACCCAACCAAGAACGCTTAAATTAAATCAGTTTCTTAATTTCAAGGATACAAAATAATAACACAAGAAGAGGACTCTCTTAATTCATCCTGCTTGTAAAGTTCGTTGTTGTTATCTCGGCACTTCCAAGTGTTTCTCAGTACTCGTATTCATTGTTATTCATTTTCAATTCCCATCCACATTTCAAGATTGTTTGTCTCTCATTATTTTTCATCGGTGAAAATTAAAGATGGTGATGGATAGATGTAATAATTACTGGGATTCCCTCTTTGTTTCTTTGTAATATTTATTAATAATCGGTGGCTACTTTGGGGCTGTCACAAAttcgtaaaaataaaaaacgaagAACGAACTCGACCAAActagcctctctctctctctcttaaaatCTTTCGATCATCTCAGTTCTGGTCTTATTATAGTTTGCTTTTCAGTTTCTGTTAGTTTCCCATCTTTAGAAAGCCGAAAAATCAACCTTCTTCCCACATCGATCCCCATGTTATATCGTCTTCACtgttgcttttaaaaaaaatatagaatgtGAAAATGTCTGGTTAcgataaaaaggaaaacaccCGGATACGATTATTGAACCATGTCGATATTAGCTAGAGAGATAACAACTGAGTAGAGCATAATAAAGCAATTAGATCGCcatatccaacaaaatatgGATGGCCATATCCTATCCATGCATGACCGTGAACCAAACACA encodes the following:
- the LOC4323845 gene encoding cysteine protease XCP2, encoding MAASMNSKLPLALVLLLLCGGACVAVAMPSELSIVGYSEEDLASHERLMELFEKFMAKYRKAYSSLEEKLRRFEVFKDNLNHIDEENKKITGYWLGLNEFADLTHDEFKAAYLGLTLTPARRNSNDQLFRYEEVEAASLPKEVDWRKKGAVTEVKNQGQCGSCWAFSTVAAVEGINAIVTGNLTRLSEQELIDCDTDGNNGCSGGLMDYAFSYIAANGGLHTEESYPYLMEEGTCRRGSTEGDDDGEAAAAVTISGYEDVPRNNEQALLKALAHQPVSVAIEASGRNFQFYSGGVFDGPCGTRLDHGVTAVGYGTASKGHDYIIVKNSWGSHWGEKGYIRMRRGTGKHDGLCGINKMASYPTKNA